One genomic window of Pseudomonas sp. LFM046 includes the following:
- a CDS encoding ABC transporter permease, producing the protein MNWEIILKYLPQLAQGAVLTLELVAIAVIAGLILAIPMGIARSSNHWYVRALPYSYIFFFRGTPLLVQLFLVYYGLAQFDAVRKGPFWPYLRDPFWCAVITMTLHTAAYIAEILRGAIQAVPPGEIEAARALGMSRFQALFYIILPRAARIGLPAYSNEVILMVKASALASTVTLLELTGMSRTIIARTYLPVEIFFAAGVFYLVIAYVLVRAFRLLERKLRVDALQGR; encoded by the coding sequence ATGAACTGGGAAATCATCCTCAAATACCTGCCGCAGCTGGCCCAGGGCGCTGTCCTGACCCTGGAGCTGGTGGCCATCGCGGTGATCGCCGGCCTGATCCTGGCCATTCCCATGGGCATTGCGCGCTCCTCCAACCACTGGTACGTGCGCGCCCTGCCCTACAGCTACATCTTCTTCTTCCGTGGCACCCCGCTGCTGGTCCAGCTGTTCCTGGTCTACTACGGCCTGGCGCAGTTCGATGCGGTGCGCAAGGGACCGTTCTGGCCCTACCTGCGCGACCCCTTCTGGTGTGCGGTCATCACCATGACCCTGCACACCGCGGCCTATATCGCCGAGATCCTGCGTGGCGCCATCCAGGCGGTGCCGCCGGGCGAGATCGAAGCGGCGCGGGCCCTGGGCATGTCGCGCTTCCAGGCGTTGTTCTACATCATCCTGCCGCGCGCGGCGCGCATCGGCCTGCCGGCCTACAGCAACGAAGTGATCCTGATGGTCAAGGCAAGCGCCCTGGCCAGCACCGTCACCCTGCTGGAGCTCACCGGCATGTCGCGCACCATCATCGCTCGCACCTACCTGCCGGTGGAGATCTTCTTCGCCGCTGGTGTGTTCTACCTGGTGATCGCCTACGTGCTGGTGCGGGCCTTCCGCCTGCTCGAGCGCAAGCTGCGGGTAGACGCCCTGCAGGGCCGCTGA
- the mutY gene encoding A/G-specific adenine glycosylase, producing the protein MTPEQFSGAVLDWYDRHGRKDLPWQQGITPYRVWVSEIMLQQTQVSTVLGYFDRFMEALPTVQALAAAPEDEVLHLWTGLGYYTRARNLQKTAKKVVAEYGGEFPRDVERLSELPGIGRSTAGAIASLSMGVRAPILDGNVKRVLARYVAQEGYPGEPKVAKQLWDVAERFTPHARVNHYTQAMMDLGATLCTRSKPSCMLCPLQSGCRAHLLGRETAYPAPKPRKALPQKRTLMPLLASRDGAILLYRRPSSGLWGGLWSLPELDDLDALTPLASQHALRLGERRELPGLTHTFSHFQLAIEPWLVEVQGSAPVVAEGDWLWYNLATPPRLGLAAPVKKLLKRAADVLNAGETK; encoded by the coding sequence ATGACTCCCGAGCAGTTTTCCGGCGCCGTACTCGACTGGTACGACCGCCACGGACGCAAGGACCTGCCCTGGCAGCAGGGCATCACCCCCTATCGCGTCTGGGTGTCCGAAATCATGCTGCAGCAGACCCAGGTCAGCACGGTGCTCGGCTACTTCGATCGCTTCATGGAGGCCCTGCCCACCGTGCAGGCCCTGGCAGCCGCGCCGGAAGACGAAGTGCTGCACCTCTGGACCGGACTTGGCTACTACACCCGCGCCCGCAACCTGCAGAAAACCGCGAAGAAGGTGGTGGCCGAGTACGGCGGTGAATTCCCCCGCGACGTCGAACGGCTCTCCGAGCTGCCCGGCATCGGCCGCTCCACCGCTGGCGCCATCGCCAGCCTGTCCATGGGCGTGCGCGCACCGATCCTCGACGGCAACGTGAAGCGGGTGCTGGCGCGCTACGTCGCCCAGGAGGGCTATCCGGGCGAGCCCAAGGTGGCCAAACAGCTCTGGGACGTGGCCGAACGCTTCACCCCTCACGCCAGGGTCAACCATTACACCCAGGCAATGATGGACCTCGGCGCCACCCTCTGCACCCGCAGCAAGCCCAGCTGCATGCTCTGCCCCCTGCAGAGCGGCTGCCGTGCGCACTTGCTCGGCCGGGAAACCGCCTATCCCGCCCCCAAACCACGCAAGGCACTGCCGCAGAAGCGCACCCTGATGCCGCTCCTGGCCAGCCGAGATGGCGCCATCCTGCTTTACCGCCGCCCATCCAGCGGCCTCTGGGGCGGGCTCTGGAGCCTGCCGGAACTGGACGACCTCGACGCCCTCACCCCCCTGGCCAGCCAGCATGCACTGCGCCTCGGCGAGCGCCGCGAACTACCCGGCCTGACCCACACCTTCAGCCATTTCCAGCTGGCCATCGAACCCTGGCTGGTCGAGGTGCAAGGCAGCGCCCCCGTCGTGGCCGAGGGCGACTGGCTCTGGTATAACCTCGCCACCCCGCCGCGCCTGGGGCTAGCCGCTCCGGTGAAGAAGCTGCTCAAACGCGCGGCCGATGTACTGAATGCAGGAGAGACGAAATGA
- a CDS encoding methyltransferase: MTSPAPLQGPQLRERFDALDDFLRTHQDIWRPTPFTELELSWEGRHPELAHWLRQRTLAEADAIHNHPEQLPAPAPYPQLAEQSAALSSIGELPPTRRGSVPATFTVDVPGRKWQQIDAFASRLDFRSAPGHWLDWCSGKGHLGRRLAHDGTALTCIELDPQLVASGQQLSQRLGLAAEHREQDALAASAAQHLDTTHTPVALHACGDLHVRLLQLASAAGCRQLAVAPCCYNRIQTPDYQPLSAAAKASTLHLSLADLRLPLSETVTAGARVRRQRDQSMARRLAFDLLQRELRGQDHYLPVPSLPTSWLDKPFAQYCHDLCALKGLPAPAERDWDMLEAAGRLRLATVRNLELPRSLFRRPLELWLLLDRALFLEEQGYRVNLGTFCPPQLTPRNILLLAER, translated from the coding sequence ATGACCAGCCCCGCGCCCCTCCAAGGCCCGCAATTGCGGGAACGCTTCGACGCCCTGGACGACTTCCTGCGTACCCACCAGGACATCTGGCGACCGACGCCCTTCACCGAACTGGAATTGTCCTGGGAAGGCCGCCATCCCGAGCTGGCCCACTGGCTGCGCCAACGCACGCTGGCCGAGGCGGACGCCATCCACAACCACCCCGAGCAGTTGCCCGCGCCGGCACCTTATCCACAGCTGGCAGAGCAATCTGCCGCGCTCAGCAGCATCGGAGAACTGCCGCCCACACGCAGAGGGTCGGTACCGGCGACCTTCACTGTCGACGTCCCGGGCCGCAAATGGCAGCAGATAGACGCCTTCGCCAGCCGCCTGGACTTTCGCAGCGCACCCGGCCACTGGCTGGACTGGTGCTCCGGCAAAGGGCACCTGGGCCGCCGGCTCGCCCATGACGGCACGGCACTGACCTGCATTGAACTGGACCCGCAACTGGTCGCCAGCGGGCAACAGCTCAGCCAGCGCCTGGGCCTCGCTGCCGAGCACCGCGAACAGGACGCCCTGGCCGCCAGCGCCGCGCAGCACCTCGACACCACGCACACCCCGGTGGCCCTGCATGCCTGCGGCGACCTCCACGTGCGCCTGCTGCAGCTGGCCAGCGCCGCCGGCTGCCGCCAGCTCGCCGTGGCGCCGTGCTGTTACAACCGCATCCAGACGCCGGACTACCAGCCGCTTTCAGCGGCGGCCAAGGCTTCCACGCTGCACCTCAGCCTGGCCGACCTGCGCCTGCCACTCAGTGAAACCGTCACCGCCGGGGCTCGCGTCCGGCGCCAGCGCGACCAGTCCATGGCCCGCCGCCTGGCCTTCGACCTGCTGCAACGGGAGCTGCGCGGCCAGGACCACTACCTGCCCGTCCCCTCCCTGCCCACCAGCTGGCTGGACAAGCCATTCGCCCAGTACTGCCACGACCTCTGCGCGCTGAAAGGGCTCCCCGCCCCGGCGGAACGCGACTGGGACATGCTGGAAGCAGCGGGTCGGCTGCGCCTCGCCACGGTGCGCAACCTGGAGCTGCCCCGCAGCCTGTTCCGCCGACCGCTGGAACTCTGGCTGCTGCTGGATCGGGCGCTGTTCCTCGAGGAACAGGGCTACCGCGTGAACCTGGGCACCTTCTGCCCGCCCCAGCTCACCCCTCGCAATATCCTGCTGCTGGCCGAGCGCTGA
- a CDS encoding acetyl-CoA sensor PanZ family protein, translating into MPVLVETLSNPSQQDRDDLAKIYADAPAWLLPPYSDAAELVERGLAEGLLVAGRFNDRLLGAALVVRGERHWRLSHLCVRKVTRNRGVGRRLVEEAARLAREAGKPLHLAAPRDHLESQALAARLHLPLESL; encoded by the coding sequence ATGCCCGTACTAGTCGAGACCCTGAGCAACCCGTCCCAACAGGATCGCGACGACCTGGCGAAGATCTATGCCGACGCCCCGGCCTGGCTGCTGCCGCCCTACTCCGACGCCGCAGAGCTGGTCGAGCGCGGGCTGGCCGAAGGGCTGCTGGTAGCCGGCCGCTTCAACGACCGCCTGCTGGGTGCAGCCCTGGTGGTGCGCGGCGAGCGACACTGGCGCTTGTCCCATCTCTGTGTGCGCAAGGTGACCCGCAATCGCGGCGTCGGCCGCCGACTGGTGGAGGAAGCCGCCCGCCTGGCGCGTGAAGCCGGCAAACCGCTACACCTGGCCGCTCCACGGGACCACCTGGAAAGCCAGGCCCTGGCCGCGCGCCTGCACCTGCCGCTGGAAAGCCTCTGA
- a CDS encoding ABC transporter ATP-binding protein, producing MAQATPALEIRNLHKRYGDLEVLKGISLTANDGDVISILGSSGSGKSTFLRCINLLENPHEGQILVAGEELKLKPNRTGELVAADSKQINRMRSEIGFVFQNFNLWPHMTVLDNIIEAPRRVLGQSRAEATEMAEALLAKVGIADKRHVYPTQLSGGQQQRAAIARTLAMQPKVILFDEPTSALDPEMVQEVLNVIRALAEEGRTMLLVTHEMNFARNVSSEVVFLHQGLVEEQGPPQQVFDNPQSARCKQFMSSNR from the coding sequence ATGGCCCAAGCCACGCCAGCGCTTGAAATCCGCAACCTGCACAAACGCTACGGCGATCTCGAAGTGCTCAAGGGCATCTCCCTCACCGCCAATGACGGTGATGTGATCTCCATCCTCGGCTCCTCCGGTTCCGGCAAATCCACCTTCCTGCGCTGCATCAACCTGCTGGAGAACCCGCACGAGGGCCAGATCCTGGTGGCCGGCGAGGAACTCAAGCTGAAGCCGAACCGCACCGGCGAGTTGGTAGCCGCCGACAGCAAACAGATCAATCGCATGCGCAGCGAGATCGGCTTCGTCTTCCAGAATTTCAACCTCTGGCCGCACATGACGGTGCTCGACAACATCATCGAAGCACCGCGCCGCGTGCTCGGCCAGAGCAGGGCCGAGGCCACCGAAATGGCCGAAGCCCTGCTGGCCAAGGTCGGCATCGCCGACAAGCGCCACGTGTACCCCACCCAGCTTTCCGGCGGCCAGCAACAGCGCGCCGCGATCGCCCGCACCCTGGCCATGCAGCCCAAGGTGATCCTGTTCGACGAACCCACCTCGGCGCTCGACCCCGAGATGGTCCAGGAAGTGCTTAACGTGATCCGCGCGCTGGCCGAGGAAGGCCGCACCATGCTGCTGGTCACCCATGAAATGAACTTCGCCCGGAACGTTTCCAGCGAAGTGGTATTCCTTCACCAGGGGCTGGTAGAAGAGCAGGGACCGCCGCAGCAGGTATTTGACAACCCGCAGTCGGCACGCTGTAAACAATTCATGTCCAGCAATCGCTAA
- a CDS encoding EAL domain-containing protein: MDRPTRKDSEADKLRRRLQREHQARLEAELIAEHGLRELYEKQQQLQLLESIADAANGAASVADGLSFTVNSICQFTNWKIGHAYLTTHVEGEPRLRSTGIWHYADEPRFLNFRAVTEAMEFAPGLGLPGRVLASAAPAWISNIPQSPEFCRIDAAEQARLKAAAAFPVLVGSEVVGVLEFFADSVLEPDEKLLHLMAQIGVQMGRVVERKRVEEQLIDAFHDPLTGLPNRALFADRLSRAVARGNRHRESTFAVLFIDLDRFKLVNDSLGHLAGDLLIIQVAARLGACLRQTDTLARMGGDEFTILLDDVDDADSPVRVAERLMAALEPPFFINGEQLYISASIGIAPSDLGYESAAEILRHADLAMYRAKTLGKHRFELFDRSMQEVAVERLTLENQLRQALHNGEFVLHYQPIVRLTGEQIVGVEALVRWQKSATERVYPGDFIQVAEDTGLILPLGLWVLREACTTMARWHREYPRPDPLTVSVNLSARQFAQHDLVLQVGSIIVETGIRPDCVRLEITESVSMADSERTATVLNQLHELGVRISIDDFGTGYSSLSYLHRFRMDVLKIDRSFVTQLDQCPEGRQIVQTILSLARNLGIEAVAEGVETAKHLAILKSLDCDFGQGYFFARPLSAAAFALLLEDRSSLAGQKATDSSPSAPQSR, encoded by the coding sequence ATGGACCGCCCCACCCGAAAGGACTCGGAAGCCGACAAGCTGCGACGACGCCTGCAGCGCGAGCATCAGGCGCGCCTGGAAGCGGAGCTGATCGCCGAGCACGGCCTGCGCGAGCTCTATGAAAAGCAGCAGCAGCTCCAGTTGCTGGAGTCCATCGCCGATGCCGCCAACGGCGCTGCATCAGTGGCAGATGGACTGAGCTTCACCGTCAACAGCATTTGCCAGTTCACCAACTGGAAAATCGGCCACGCCTACCTGACCACCCACGTAGAAGGGGAACCGCGCCTGCGCTCGACTGGAATCTGGCATTACGCCGACGAACCACGCTTTCTGAACTTCCGGGCGGTGACCGAGGCGATGGAGTTCGCCCCCGGCCTTGGCCTGCCGGGACGCGTCCTCGCGAGTGCGGCTCCAGCCTGGATCAGCAACATCCCGCAGAGTCCGGAGTTCTGCCGCATTGATGCCGCGGAGCAGGCCAGGCTGAAGGCCGCGGCGGCCTTCCCGGTGCTGGTGGGCAGTGAGGTGGTCGGCGTGCTGGAGTTCTTTGCCGACAGCGTGCTGGAGCCGGATGAAAAGCTGCTGCATCTGATGGCGCAGATCGGCGTGCAGATGGGCCGGGTAGTGGAACGCAAGCGCGTCGAAGAGCAATTGATCGATGCCTTCCACGACCCGCTGACCGGCCTGCCCAACCGCGCACTCTTCGCCGACCGGCTGTCCCGCGCCGTGGCTCGTGGCAACCGGCATCGGGAATCGACCTTCGCGGTGCTCTTCATCGACCTGGATCGCTTCAAGCTGGTCAACGACAGCCTCGGCCACCTGGCCGGCGACCTGCTCATCATCCAGGTCGCCGCGCGCCTTGGGGCCTGCCTCAGGCAGACCGACACCCTGGCGCGGATGGGCGGTGACGAATTCACCATCCTGCTGGACGACGTCGACGACGCCGACTCCCCGGTGCGGGTCGCCGAGCGCCTGATGGCCGCGCTGGAGCCGCCCTTCTTCATCAATGGCGAGCAGCTCTATATCAGCGCCAGCATCGGCATCGCGCCGAGCGACCTCGGCTATGAATCGGCGGCGGAAATCCTCCGCCATGCGGACCTCGCCATGTATCGCGCCAAGACCCTGGGCAAGCATCGCTTCGAACTCTTCGACCGCAGCATGCAGGAAGTGGCCGTGGAGCGCCTGACGCTGGAGAACCAACTGCGCCAGGCCCTGCACAACGGCGAATTCGTCCTGCACTACCAGCCCATCGTCCGGCTAACAGGCGAGCAGATCGTGGGCGTGGAAGCCCTGGTGCGCTGGCAGAAATCTGCCACCGAACGGGTATATCCCGGCGACTTCATCCAGGTGGCCGAGGACACCGGCCTGATCCTGCCCCTCGGCCTCTGGGTACTACGGGAAGCCTGCACCACCATGGCCCGCTGGCACCGGGAATATCCCCGTCCCGATCCCCTGACGGTGAGCGTGAACCTCTCGGCTCGCCAGTTCGCCCAGCACGACCTGGTGCTGCAGGTGGGCAGCATCATCGTCGAAACCGGAATTCGCCCGGACTGCGTGCGCCTCGAGATAACCGAAAGCGTGTCCATGGCCGACTCCGAGCGCACCGCTACGGTGCTGAACCAGCTCCATGAACTGGGCGTGCGCATCAGCATCGATGACTTCGGCACCGGCTACTCCTCCCTGAGCTACCTGCACCGCTTCCGCATGGATGTCCTGAAGATCGACCGTTCCTTCGTGACCCAGCTCGACCAGTGCCCGGAAGGCCGGCAAATCGTGCAGACCATCCTCAGCCTGGCCCGCAACCTGGGCATCGAAGCGGTCGCCGAAGGCGTCGAAACGGCCAAACACCTGGCGATCCTCAAGTCCCTGGACTGCGACTTCGGCCAGGGCTACTTCTTCGCCCGGCCACTATCCGCTGCCGCGTTCGCCTTGTTGCTGGAAGACAGGTCCTCGCTTGCCGGGCAAAAAGCGACCGATTCGTCACCTTCCGCCCCGCAATCCAGATAA
- a CDS encoding ABC transporter substrate-binding protein translates to MKNYKKILLAAAATLAFGTSAVAADKLKIGTEGAYPPFNLIDASGQVGGFDVEIAQALCAKMKAECEVVTSDWDGIIPALNAKKFDFIAASMSITEERKQAVDFTDPYYTNKLQFIAPKGSDFKTDKASLKGKVIGAQRATIAGTWLEDNMSDVVDIKLYDTQENAYLDLSSGRVDGVLADKFVNWEWLKSDAGKDFEFKGEPVFDNDKIGIAVRKGDPLRERINAALKEIVADGTYKKINDKYFPFSIY, encoded by the coding sequence ATGAAGAACTACAAGAAGATTCTGCTGGCTGCTGCAGCCACTCTCGCTTTCGGCACCAGCGCCGTTGCCGCCGACAAGCTGAAGATCGGCACCGAAGGCGCCTACCCGCCCTTCAACCTCATCGACGCCAGCGGCCAGGTCGGCGGCTTCGACGTTGAGATCGCCCAGGCCCTCTGCGCCAAGATGAAGGCCGAGTGCGAAGTGGTCACCTCCGACTGGGACGGCATCATCCCCGCCCTGAACGCCAAGAAGTTCGACTTCATCGCCGCCTCCATGTCCATCACTGAAGAGCGCAAGCAGGCCGTCGACTTCACCGACCCCTACTACACCAACAAGCTGCAGTTCATCGCTCCGAAAGGCAGTGACTTCAAGACCGACAAGGCCAGCCTGAAAGGCAAGGTGATCGGCGCCCAGCGCGCCACCATCGCCGGTACCTGGCTGGAGGACAACATGTCCGACGTGGTGGACATCAAGCTCTACGACACCCAGGAAAACGCCTACCTTGACCTGTCCTCCGGCCGCGTCGACGGCGTGCTGGCCGACAAGTTCGTGAACTGGGAATGGCTCAAGAGCGATGCCGGCAAGGACTTCGAGTTCAAGGGCGAGCCGGTGTTCGACAACGACAAGATCGGCATCGCCGTGCGCAAGGGTGACCCGCTGCGCGAGCGCATCAATGCCGCACTGAAGGAAATCGTCGCTGACGGCACCTACAAGAAGATCAACGACAAGTACTTCCCCTTCAGCATCTACTGA
- a CDS encoding heme NO-binding domain-containing protein: MKGIVFNLLEEVVIRHQGEDAWDALLEGAGLDGAYTSLGSYPDEHMYRLVGAASEALGMPPFDVLRWFGREAMPSLALRYPAYFSTHDSTRSFVLSVNSIIHPEVRKIYPGADVPTFGFRDEPDGSLHMTYRSPRRLCALAQGFIEGAAIHFNETLDFEHLDCMHRGDPECRCRITFHDKRPS, encoded by the coding sequence ATGAAAGGGATAGTCTTCAACCTGCTCGAAGAAGTGGTCATCCGGCACCAGGGCGAGGATGCCTGGGATGCCCTGCTGGAAGGCGCAGGGCTGGATGGTGCGTACACCTCCCTCGGCAGTTACCCGGACGAACATATGTACCGGCTGGTGGGCGCAGCCTCCGAAGCGCTCGGGATGCCGCCCTTCGATGTGCTGCGATGGTTCGGCCGGGAAGCCATGCCATCGCTGGCCCTCCGCTACCCAGCCTATTTCAGCACCCACGACTCAACCCGCTCCTTCGTCCTCAGCGTCAATTCCATCATCCATCCCGAAGTCCGCAAGATTTATCCGGGGGCCGACGTGCCCACCTTCGGCTTCAGAGATGAGCCGGACGGTTCGCTGCATATGACCTACCGTTCCCCCCGGCGACTCTGCGCCCTGGCCCAGGGCTTCATCGAAGGTGCCGCCATCCATTTCAACGAGACGCTCGACTTCGAGCACCTGGACTGCATGCATCGCGGAGATCCGGAGTGCCGCTGTCGGATCACCTTCCACGACAAACGCCCGAGCTGA
- a CDS encoding AsmA family protein: MKAFGKILGLIFLGLLLIIVAAGFALTHLFDPNDYKDEIQQLARDKANLELTLNGDIGWSLFPWLGLELHQATLASAASPEKPFANLEMIGLSVRVLPLLRREVQMSDIRVEGLNLDLQRDDKGHGNWEDIGRPAKAPESTQASTPASPAPTGEAQPAPAVERPARPVKLDIDSLTVRNARVDYTDAKTGKQFSAEGIELTTGAIREGTSIPIKLSAFFGTNQPVLRAKTDLTANLRFERALKRYQLEDLKLNGEASGEPFKGKTVAFNAQGQLLADLAANVAEWNSLKLTANQMRALGELKVHDLAKDARLEGGLSIAPLNLREFLTGVGVELPPMSDANALQKFELVTKLSGSPNSLVFEGLNLKLDDSTFTGRLAVADIASKAVRIQLKGDKLDLDRYLPPKQKDKQEAQTARKAEVKATVASASQGNTPLPNAPTQAAWSEAPVLPVDQLRKVDLEATLNVGELTIDKLPMDDFSLKANGKGGLLTLEDLRGGLFGGSFQANAQLDARSAVPLLKGQKRISNVPVEKLLQTQEQKPPVRGLLDMTADISSSGNSQKAWIDGLNGTASFVLNDGALLDANLEQQLCQGIATLNRKSLSNTHGGSETPFQELKGSLNFVNGVASNPDLRASIPGLNVKGDGDVDLRVLGLDYRVGVVIEGDKSEMPDPACQVNERYVGIEWPLRCRGPLELGAKACRLDKDGMGKVAAKLAGDKLNEKIEEKLGDKVSPELKDALKGLFKR, encoded by the coding sequence ATGAAAGCCTTCGGCAAAATCCTGGGCCTCATCTTCCTCGGGCTGTTGCTGATCATCGTGGCGGCGGGCTTCGCCCTGACCCACCTGTTCGACCCCAACGACTACAAGGACGAAATCCAGCAACTGGCCCGGGACAAGGCCAATCTGGAACTGACCCTCAACGGCGACATCGGCTGGAGCCTCTTCCCCTGGCTCGGCCTCGAACTGCACCAGGCCACCCTGGCCAGCGCCGCCTCCCCGGAGAAGCCGTTCGCCAACCTCGAGATGATCGGACTCTCGGTACGCGTACTGCCGCTGCTGCGCCGCGAAGTGCAGATGAGCGATATCCGTGTGGAAGGCCTCAACCTCGACCTGCAACGCGACGACAAGGGCCACGGCAACTGGGAAGACATCGGCCGCCCGGCCAAGGCCCCGGAAAGCACCCAGGCCAGCACGCCGGCCAGCCCTGCGCCGACCGGTGAAGCCCAGCCGGCGCCTGCTGTCGAACGACCGGCACGTCCGGTCAAGCTGGATATCGACAGCCTCACCGTGCGCAACGCCCGCGTCGACTACACCGACGCCAAGACCGGCAAGCAATTCAGCGCCGAAGGCATCGAACTCACCACGGGCGCCATCCGCGAAGGCACTAGCATCCCGATCAAGCTCAGTGCCTTCTTCGGCACCAACCAGCCGGTGCTGCGCGCCAAGACCGACCTCACCGCGAACCTGCGCTTCGAGCGCGCCCTGAAGCGCTATCAGCTGGAAGACCTCAAGCTGAACGGCGAAGCCTCGGGCGAGCCGTTCAAGGGCAAGACCGTGGCCTTCAACGCCCAGGGCCAACTGCTGGCCGACCTCGCCGCCAACGTCGCCGAGTGGAACAGCCTGAAGCTCACCGCGAATCAGATGCGCGCCCTCGGCGAGCTGAAAGTGCATGACCTGGCCAAGGACGCCCGCCTGGAAGGCGGCCTGTCCATCGCCCCGCTCAACCTGCGTGAGTTCCTTACCGGTGTCGGCGTCGAGCTGCCACCGATGAGCGACGCCAACGCCCTGCAGAAATTCGAGCTGGTGACCAAGCTCAGTGGCAGCCCCAACAGCCTGGTCTTCGAAGGCCTGAACCTGAAGCTCGACGACAGCACCTTCACTGGCCGGCTGGCGGTGGCCGACATCGCCAGCAAGGCCGTGCGCATCCAGCTCAAGGGCGACAAGCTCGACCTCGACCGCTACCTGCCGCCGAAGCAGAAGGACAAGCAGGAAGCCCAGACCGCCCGCAAAGCCGAAGTGAAGGCCACGGTGGCCAGCGCCAGCCAGGGCAACACGCCGCTGCCCAACGCCCCGACCCAGGCAGCCTGGAGCGAGGCACCCGTGTTGCCGGTGGACCAGCTGCGCAAGGTGGACCTGGAAGCGACCCTGAACGTCGGCGAACTGACCATCGACAAGCTGCCCATGGACGATTTCAGCCTCAAGGCCAACGGCAAGGGCGGCCTGCTGACCCTCGAAGACCTGCGCGGCGGCCTGTTCGGCGGCAGCTTTCAGGCCAATGCGCAGCTCGACGCACGCTCGGCCGTGCCCCTGCTCAAGGGTCAGAAGCGCATCAGCAACGTGCCTGTGGAAAAGCTGCTCCAGACCCAGGAGCAGAAACCGCCGGTGCGCGGCCTGCTGGACATGACGGCTGACATCAGCAGCAGCGGCAACAGCCAGAAAGCCTGGATCGACGGCCTGAACGGCACTGCCAGCTTCGTCCTGAACGACGGCGCGCTGCTCGATGCCAACCTCGAACAACAGCTCTGCCAGGGCATCGCCACCCTCAACCGCAAGTCGCTGAGTAACACCCACGGCGGCAGTGAAACGCCCTTCCAGGAGCTCAAGGGTTCGCTCAACTTCGTCAACGGCGTGGCCAGCAACCCCGACCTGCGCGCCAGCATTCCTGGCCTCAACGTCAAGGGTGATGGCGATGTCGACCTGCGTGTGCTGGGCCTCGATTACCGCGTGGGTGTGGTCATCGAAGGGGACAAGAGCGAGATGCCGGACCCGGCCTGCCAGGTCAACGAGCGCTACGTCGGCATCGAGTGGCCGCTGCGCTGCCGTGGCCCGCTGGAGCTCGGCGCCAAGGCCTGCCGCCTGGACAAGGACGGCATGGGCAAGGTGGCCGCCAAGCTGGCCGGCGACAAGCTCAATGAAAAAATTGAAGAGAAGCTCGGCGACAAGGTCAGCCCTGAGCTGAAGGACGCACTCAAGGGGCTGTTCAAGCGATGA
- a CDS encoding oxidative damage protection protein, which yields MTRTVMCRKFKEELPGLERPPYPGAKGEDIFNNVSKKAWDEWQAHQTMLINERRLNMMNAEDRKFLQAEMDKFLSGEEYAQAEGYVPPSA from the coding sequence ATGACCCGCACCGTGATGTGCCGCAAATTCAAAGAGGAACTGCCGGGCCTGGAGCGTCCGCCGTATCCGGGCGCCAAGGGCGAGGACATCTTCAATAACGTCTCCAAGAAAGCCTGGGACGAGTGGCAGGCCCACCAGACCATGCTGATCAACGAGCGTCGCCTGAACATGATGAACGCCGAGGACCGCAAGTTCCTCCAGGCTGAAATGGACAAGTTTCTCTCCGGTGAGGAATACGCCCAGGCCGAGGGTTATGTCCCCCCGAGCGCGTAA
- a CDS encoding ABC transporter permease, translating into MNLNLYGFGPALAAGALMTIKLALCALAVGLVLGLLGALARTSSIKPLQWLGGTYSTIVRGVPELLWVLLIYFGTVNLMHALGEWFGRPELELNAFAAGTIALGLCFGSYATEVFRGAILAIPKGHREAGMALGLSSGRILWRVILPQMWRIALPGLGNLFMILMKDTALVSVIGLEEIMRRSQIAVTASKQPFTFFMVAAFIYLGLTILAMIGMHWLEKRAGRGFKRSAA; encoded by the coding sequence ATGAACCTGAACCTCTACGGATTCGGCCCGGCCCTGGCCGCGGGCGCCCTCATGACCATCAAACTGGCGCTGTGCGCGCTGGCGGTGGGCTTGGTGCTCGGTCTGCTTGGTGCACTGGCCAGGACTTCTTCCATCAAGCCGCTGCAGTGGCTGGGTGGCACCTACTCCACCATCGTGCGCGGTGTGCCCGAGTTGCTCTGGGTACTGCTGATCTACTTCGGCACGGTCAACCTGATGCATGCCCTGGGTGAATGGTTCGGCAGGCCCGAACTGGAGCTCAATGCCTTCGCCGCCGGCACCATCGCCCTCGGCCTGTGCTTCGGCTCCTACGCCACCGAGGTCTTTCGCGGCGCCATCCTGGCCATCCCCAAGGGGCATCGCGAAGCCGGCATGGCCCTGGGGCTTTCCAGCGGTCGCATCCTCTGGCGAGTGATCCTGCCGCAAATGTGGCGCATCGCCCTGCCGGGCCTGGGCAACCTGTTCATGATCCTGATGAAGGACACCGCACTGGTTTCCGTGATCGGCCTCGAAGAGATCATGCGCCGCTCGCAGATCGCCGTAACCGCGAGCAAGCAGCCCTTCACCTTCTTCATGGTTGCCGCCTTCATCTACCTGGGCCTGACCATCCTCGCGATGATCGGCATGCATTGGCTTGAGAAGCGCGCGGGCCGCGGCTTCAAGCGGAGCGCAGCATGA